In Planctomycetia bacterium, one DNA window encodes the following:
- the dnaJ gene encoding molecular chaperone DnaJ → MPVAIKQDYYEVLGVHREASPDEIKRAYRQAAMKYHPDRASDVPNAEEMFKAAAEAYEVLSDPEKRSRYDRYGHAGLSGTAVHDFSHMRADDIFSVFGDIFGDIFGDLGGGRRTSRGVDLQTEIVLTLAEVAHDVERQIEFSRNDYCERCGGKGAEPGTAMKSCSTCGGYGQVERTTSMGFFSSRVVTACPDCRGKGSTITKACKDCRGSGRMAKRRIVTVKIPAGVHDGQVVRLRGEGEPGDHGAARGDLHCHIRVEPHPFLERHNNDLLFRLPLSFTQLALGATIEIPTLTGKSVVTIPAGTQHGEMIRLPKMGLPDVRSGRRGDQIVAVLVEIPRRLNDKQQALLREFAETEDKRVLPESRGFFDKLKEFLSTLKD, encoded by the coding sequence ATGCCTGTGGCAATCAAACAAGACTACTACGAAGTGCTCGGCGTCCATCGCGAGGCCTCGCCGGACGAGATCAAGCGCGCCTACCGTCAGGCGGCGATGAAGTATCACCCCGACCGCGCGAGCGACGTCCCCAATGCCGAGGAGATGTTCAAGGCCGCCGCCGAGGCTTACGAGGTGTTGTCCGACCCGGAGAAGCGCAGCCGCTATGATCGCTACGGCCATGCCGGGCTAAGCGGCACGGCGGTACACGATTTTTCGCACATGCGGGCCGACGACATCTTCAGCGTCTTCGGGGACATCTTCGGGGACATTTTCGGCGACCTGGGCGGCGGGCGGCGGACCTCGCGCGGCGTCGATCTGCAAACGGAGATCGTTCTGACGCTGGCCGAAGTCGCCCACGATGTCGAGCGTCAAATCGAGTTCAGCCGGAACGACTATTGCGAGCGGTGCGGTGGGAAGGGCGCCGAGCCGGGAACGGCCATGAAGAGCTGCTCCACCTGCGGCGGCTACGGCCAGGTCGAGCGCACGACAAGCATGGGTTTCTTTTCGTCGCGCGTGGTGACGGCCTGCCCCGACTGCCGGGGCAAAGGCAGCACGATCACGAAAGCGTGCAAGGACTGTCGCGGCAGCGGTCGAATGGCGAAGCGACGGATTGTCACCGTGAAGATTCCGGCGGGCGTGCACGACGGTCAGGTCGTTCGACTTCGCGGGGAGGGTGAGCCGGGCGATCACGGTGCGGCGCGCGGCGACCTGCACTGCCACATTCGTGTTGAGCCGCACCCGTTCCTGGAGCGGCACAACAACGATCTGCTCTTTCGTCTGCCGTTGTCGTTCACGCAACTGGCGCTGGGCGCGACGATCGAGATCCCGACGCTGACCGGCAAGTCCGTGGTGACAATCCCCGCCGGCACGCAACACGGCGAAATGATTCGCCTGCCGAAGATGGGGCTGCCCGACGTTCGTAGCGGCCGCAGGGGCGACCAGATCGTGGCCGTTCTGGTGGAGATTCCCCGGCGGCTGAATGACAAACAACAGGCACTGCTCCGCGAGTTCGCCGAGACGGAGGACAAGCGCGTGCTGCCCGAGAGCCGTGGTTTTTTTGACAAGCTGAAGGAGTTCTTGTCGACCCTGAAGGATTGA
- the groES gene encoding co-chaperone GroES — MGRINIKPLDDRIVVEQHEAEERTAGGIVLPDNAKEKPTRGKVLAVGPGKLLDSGNRGPLSVRVGDDVFYGKYSGTEVTVNGKKYTVIRESDVLAILEK; from the coding sequence ATGGGACGCATCAACATCAAGCCGTTGGATGATCGCATCGTGGTCGAGCAGCATGAGGCCGAGGAGCGCACGGCCGGCGGCATCGTCCTGCCCGACAACGCGAAGGAAAAGCCGACGCGCGGCAAGGTGCTGGCGGTCGGCCCGGGCAAGCTGCTGGACAGCGGCAACCGCGGTCCGTTGTCGGTCCGCGTCGGCGACGACGTGTTTTATGGCAAGTATTCCGGCACGGAAGTGACCGTGAACGGCAAGAAGTACACGGTCATCCGCGAGAGCGACGTGCTGGCGATCCTGGAGAAGTAA
- the groL gene encoding chaperonin GroEL (60 kDa chaperone family; promotes refolding of misfolded polypeptides especially under stressful conditions; forms two stacked rings of heptamers to form a barrel-shaped 14mer; ends can be capped by GroES; misfolded proteins enter the barrel where they are refolded when GroES binds), with product MGAKQLSFHDDARAALLNGVEKLASAVKATLGPRGRTAILDKGWGSPTVTKDGVSVAEEIELSDKYENLGAQLVKEASSKTSDTAGDGTTTATVLAEAIFREGLKNVAAGTDAMAICRGIDKAVAAITEELKKLSRPVKADDRNVEDIIRVASISANNDREVGEKLAECFKQVGKDGVITIEEGKSAETTIEVVEGMQFDRGYLSPHFVTNPDDMECELDKAFVLVYEEKISNITKLVPLLEKVAKTKRPLLIIAEDVEGEALATLVVNKLRGILPVCAVKAPGYGDRRKAMLEDIAVLTGAKPIFKDLGIELDNVAITDLGQAKKIHVDADNTTIVEGAGESKAIQGRIEMIRKEIENTTSDYDREKLQERLAKLSGGVAQIMVGAATEAELKEKKARYEDALHATRAAIEEGIVPGGGVALLRARSALDGVRTRSEGEAVGVEVIRRALLAPIMAIAQNAGVEPGVVVHRVEQKSGAFGYNALTDEYTDLVKDGVIDPTKVVRTALQNASSVARILLSTDCCITEKPKTDGDDGHAGHGHDDDEMGGMGGMGGMM from the coding sequence ATGGGCGCCAAGCAGCTTTCATTTCACGATGATGCCCGCGCGGCATTGTTGAACGGCGTTGAAAAACTCGCATCGGCCGTCAAAGCCACCCTCGGCCCCCGCGGCCGCACGGCCATTCTCGACAAGGGCTGGGGCTCGCCGACCGTGACCAAGGACGGCGTGAGCGTCGCCGAAGAAATCGAACTCTCCGACAAATACGAAAACCTCGGCGCGCAACTTGTGAAGGAGGCGTCGAGCAAGACCTCCGACACCGCGGGCGACGGAACCACCACCGCCACCGTCCTCGCCGAAGCCATCTTTCGCGAGGGTCTCAAGAACGTCGCCGCCGGGACCGATGCGATGGCCATCTGCCGCGGCATCGACAAGGCCGTCGCGGCGATCACGGAGGAGCTGAAGAAGCTGTCGCGCCCGGTGAAGGCCGACGATCGCAACGTGGAGGACATCATCCGCGTGGCGAGCATCTCGGCGAACAACGATCGCGAAGTCGGCGAGAAGCTGGCCGAGTGTTTCAAGCAGGTCGGCAAGGACGGGGTCATCACGATCGAGGAGGGCAAGAGCGCCGAGACGACGATCGAAGTGGTCGAGGGCATGCAGTTCGACCGCGGCTATCTCTCGCCGCATTTCGTGACCAATCCCGACGACATGGAGTGCGAACTCGACAAGGCGTTCGTGCTCGTCTACGAGGAAAAGATCAGCAACATCACCAAGCTCGTCCCGCTGCTGGAGAAGGTGGCGAAGACGAAGCGGCCTCTGTTGATCATTGCCGAAGACGTCGAGGGCGAGGCGCTGGCGACGCTGGTGGTAAACAAGCTGCGCGGCATTCTTCCGGTGTGCGCGGTGAAGGCGCCGGGCTACGGAGACCGCCGCAAGGCCATGCTCGAAGACATCGCCGTGCTGACCGGGGCGAAGCCGATCTTCAAGGATCTCGGCATCGAGCTGGACAACGTGGCCATCACCGACCTGGGCCAGGCGAAGAAGATTCACGTCGATGCCGACAATACGACGATTGTCGAAGGCGCCGGCGAAAGCAAGGCGATCCAGGGCCGGATCGAAATGATCCGCAAGGAAATCGAGAATACGACGAGCGACTACGACCGCGAGAAACTCCAGGAGCGCCTGGCCAAGCTGTCGGGCGGCGTGGCGCAGATCATGGTCGGCGCAGCCACCGAAGCGGAGTTGAAAGAGAAGAAGGCGCGTTACGAAGACGCGCTGCACGCGACGCGCGCGGCGATTGAAGAGGGCATCGTTCCCGGTGGCGGCGTGGCCCTGCTGCGGGCGCGCTCGGCGCTGGATGGCGTTCGCACCAGGAGCGAGGGCGAGGCGGTCGGCGTGGAAGTGATCCGGCGGGCGCTGCTCGCGCCGATCATGGCGATTGCGCAAAACGCCGGCGTCGAGCCGGGCGTGGTCGTGCATCGCGTTGAGCAGAAAAGCGGCGCGTTCGGCTACAACGCCCTGACCGACGAGTACACCGATCTCGTGAAGGACGGCGTCATCGACCCGACCAAGGTCGTCCGCACGGCTCTGCAAAACGCGTCGAGCGTCGCGCGCATTCTGCTCTCCACCGATTGCTGCATCACCGAAAAGCCCAAGACCGACGGCGACGACGGCCATGCCGGACACGGTCACGACGACGACGAGATGGGCGGCATGGGCGGCATGGGCGGGATGATGTAG
- the groL gene encoding chaperonin GroEL (60 kDa chaperone family; promotes refolding of misfolded polypeptides especially under stressful conditions; forms two stacked rings of heptamers to form a barrel-shaped 14mer; ends can be capped by GroES; misfolded proteins enter the barrel where they are refolded when GroES binds) codes for MAAKQMMFSARAAEAVREGLTKLASTVKVTLGPTGRNVLLQKSWGAPRVTKDGVTVSKEIELPEPFENMGAKMVNEVASKTGDVAGDGTTTAVVLAEAIFKEGLRNVTAGANPLLLKRGMDRAVAVAVEQIRKLSVKVKGSEDIAKVGTVSANGDEKIGKLLAEAMEQVGPEGVITIEEGKSFETEKNVVEGMQFDKGYISPYFITNAADMECVLEDPYILIYEKKISSLRDFVPLLEKILTGGKPLLIIAEDVEGEALATLVVNRLRGILKCCAVKAPGFGDRRKAMLGDLAVVTGGEFISEDRGLKLESLELNQLGRAKKVVIAKDTTTIIEGAGKKSDIAARADQIRAQIEKTTSDYDKEKLQERLAKLTGGVAVIRVGGATEIEVKERKDLVDDAFHATKAAVEEGVVPGGGVALLRSIEAVKAAAKTAEGDEKTGMMIIASALSAPAKQIAENSGKDGAVVVEQILEGKGSFGYDARRDEFCDLFKAGIIDPAKVVRSALENAASVVGVLLMSNVMITELKDKDKEQPIPGSVR; via the coding sequence ATGGCAGCGAAGCAGATGATGTTCAGTGCGCGAGCCGCCGAGGCCGTTCGCGAGGGCCTGACGAAGCTGGCGTCGACGGTCAAGGTGACGCTCGGCCCGACCGGCCGCAACGTGCTGCTCCAGAAGAGCTGGGGCGCGCCGCGCGTAACAAAAGACGGCGTGACGGTCTCGAAGGAGATCGAACTGCCCGAGCCGTTCGAGAACATGGGCGCGAAGATGGTGAACGAAGTTGCCAGCAAGACGGGCGACGTCGCCGGCGACGGCACGACGACGGCCGTGGTGCTGGCCGAGGCCATCTTCAAGGAAGGCCTGCGTAATGTGACGGCCGGCGCGAACCCGCTGCTGCTGAAGCGCGGAATGGATCGCGCGGTGGCCGTGGCGGTGGAGCAGATTCGCAAGCTCTCCGTGAAGGTCAAGGGCAGCGAGGACATCGCGAAGGTCGGCACGGTGTCGGCCAACGGTGACGAGAAGATCGGCAAGCTGCTGGCCGAAGCGATGGAACAGGTCGGTCCCGAAGGCGTCATCACCATCGAAGAGGGCAAGAGCTTCGAGACGGAGAAGAACGTCGTCGAGGGCATGCAGTTCGACAAGGGCTACATCTCGCCGTACTTCATCACGAATGCGGCCGACATGGAGTGCGTGCTGGAAGATCCGTACATTCTCATTTACGAGAAGAAGATCAGCTCCTTGCGCGATTTTGTGCCGCTGCTGGAGAAGATTCTGACCGGCGGCAAGCCGCTGCTGATCATCGCCGAAGACGTGGAGGGTGAGGCCTTGGCGACGCTGGTGGTCAACCGCCTGCGCGGCATTCTGAAGTGCTGCGCGGTGAAGGCCCCGGGCTTCGGCGATCGTCGCAAGGCCATGCTGGGGGATCTGGCCGTTGTCACCGGCGGGGAATTCATCAGCGAGGATCGCGGTCTGAAGCTGGAGAGCCTCGAGCTGAATCAGCTCGGCCGCGCGAAGAAAGTCGTCATCGCCAAGGACACCACAACGATCATCGAGGGCGCCGGCAAGAAGAGCGACATCGCGGCGCGGGCCGATCAGATTCGCGCCCAGATCGAGAAGACCACCAGCGACTACGACAAGGAGAAGCTCCAGGAGCGTCTGGCGAAGCTGACCGGCGGCGTCGCGGTGATCCGGGTCGGCGGCGCGACCGAGATCGAAGTGAAGGAGCGCAAGGATCTCGTGGACGACGCGTTCCACGCGACAAAGGCAGCCGTTGAGGAGGGCGTTGTCCCGGGCGGCGGCGTCGCGTTGCTTCGCAGCATCGAGGCCGTGAAGGCCGCCGCGAAAACCGCCGAGGGCGACGAGAAGACGGGCATGATGATCATCGCCTCGGCGCTGTCGGCCCCGGCGAAGCAGATCGCCGAGAACAGCGGCAAGGATGGCGCCGTGGTGGTCGAGCAGATTCTCGAAGGCAAAGGCAGCTTCGGCTACGACGCCCGGCGCGATGAGTTCTGCGATCTGTTCAAGGCCGGCATCATCGACCCGGCGAAGGTCGTCCGCTCGGCGCTGGAAAACGCGGCCAGCGTGGTCGGCGTGCTGCTGATGTCCAACGTGATGATCACGGAGCTGAAGGACAAGGACAAAGAGCAGCCGATTCCCGGTTCCGTCCGATAG
- a CDS encoding Rieske 2Fe-2S domain-containing protein, which yields MSDHVRTILSQYDSTAPLERAWTIPAPWYTEPAVAELEQRAVFWANWHYVCPLEWLEAPGSFATAVVAGEPIVVVRGRDGVLRAFFNVCRHHAAAVATDECGTCSVLRCPYHGWTYDLDGRLKGAPEFEGVEGFDRAASGLMPVTVDTWERFVFVRLDSGGLTRSSNPFCPLGERLGEGEKPTESTGSPSPRPSPLKGEGVSTPCGSGAGAHRAAGGMSLKEHLGGMAAGVAKLELARLKFFERRRWTLNCNWKVYVDNYLDGGYHVPHLHKSLSTVLEYSDYLIENGERFCLQHSPLKSGKDAETAAVRKGDRAYYYWLHPNFMLNWYEGVMDVNLVLPLGPDRCEVIFDFFFDDVGESAAARNRASLAVGERVQQEDIDICEAVQRGLHSRAYVAGRLSVRREGGEHLFHRLLHGDLTARCRT from the coding sequence ATGAGCGATCATGTGCGAACCATCCTTAGCCAGTATGACTCGACGGCGCCGCTGGAGCGGGCATGGACCATTCCCGCGCCGTGGTACACCGAGCCGGCGGTAGCGGAACTGGAGCAGCGGGCAGTGTTCTGGGCGAACTGGCACTACGTCTGCCCGCTGGAATGGCTCGAAGCCCCGGGTTCGTTTGCGACGGCGGTCGTCGCCGGAGAGCCGATCGTGGTGGTGCGCGGTCGGGATGGCGTGCTGCGGGCGTTTTTCAACGTGTGTCGCCATCATGCGGCGGCCGTCGCGACCGACGAATGCGGCACGTGCTCGGTGCTGCGCTGCCCGTACCACGGGTGGACCTACGATCTCGACGGTCGTCTGAAAGGCGCGCCGGAGTTTGAAGGCGTGGAGGGTTTTGATCGCGCCGCGTCGGGGCTGATGCCGGTGACGGTGGACACCTGGGAGCGATTTGTGTTCGTGCGGTTGGATTCCGGCGGGCTGACGCGATCGTCGAATCCCTTCTGCCCCTTGGGGGAGAGGTTGGGTGAGGGGGAAAAGCCGACCGAATCCACTGGTTCACCCTCACCCCGGCCCTCTCCCTTAAAGGGAGAGGGTGTGTCGACGCCGTGCGGTAGCGGCGCGGGCGCGCATCGTGCGGCCGGCGGCATGTCGCTGAAAGAGCACCTCGGCGGCATGGCGGCGGGGGTGGCGAAGCTGGAGTTGGCGCGGCTGAAGTTCTTCGAGCGGCGGCGGTGGACGCTGAATTGCAACTGGAAGGTGTACGTCGATAACTATCTCGACGGCGGGTATCACGTCCCGCATTTACATAAAAGCCTAAGCACCGTGCTGGAATACAGCGATTACCTGATCGAAAACGGCGAGCGATTCTGCCTGCAACACAGTCCGCTCAAAAGCGGCAAGGACGCCGAGACGGCCGCCGTGCGCAAGGGCGATCGGGCCTATTACTACTGGCTGCACCCGAACTTCATGCTGAACTGGTACGAAGGGGTGATGGATGTGAATCTCGTCCTGCCGCTGGGGCCGGACCGGTGCGAGGTGATTTTTGATTTCTTCTTCGACGACGTGGGCGAGTCTGCGGCGGCGCGGAACCGGGCGAGCCTGGCCGTCGGCGAGCGCGTGCAGCAGGAGGATATTGACATTTGCGAGGCGGTGCAGCGCGGCCTGCACAGCCGGGCGTACGTGGCGGGGCGATTGAGCGTGCGCCGCGAAGGGGGGGAGCATTTGTTTCATCGGTTGTTGCACGGGGATTTGACGGCGAGGTGTCGCACATAA
- the grpE gene encoding nucleotide exchange factor GrpE: MQQANDMKKEEPRIVTPTDDEVKQYADGGAPSDATDAGDAAADQAQPAPADPIDALRREVEEYKDKYLRAQAETVNVSRRLQQQHAQALKHAATDLARELLPVVDSLDRTLEHVNHLPPDDPVGAGVKLLAEEFAKVLKAHGIEPIEAVGRPFDPEIHEALMQDANSTFPAGTVCAELQRGYRLHDRVLRPARVAISADAATGDGKSQGDPNDVSS; encoded by the coding sequence ATGCAACAGGCAAACGATATGAAGAAGGAAGAACCCAGGATCGTGACCCCCACCGATGACGAAGTGAAGCAATACGCCGACGGCGGTGCGCCGAGCGACGCGACGGACGCGGGCGACGCCGCGGCGGATCAGGCCCAGCCCGCGCCGGCCGATCCCATCGACGCCCTTCGCCGCGAGGTGGAGGAATACAAAGACAAATATCTCCGCGCGCAGGCCGAGACCGTGAACGTCTCGCGCCGCCTGCAACAGCAGCACGCCCAGGCACTCAAGCACGCCGCGACCGATCTCGCCCGCGAGCTGCTCCCCGTCGTGGACAGCCTCGATCGCACGCTGGAACACGTGAACCACCTCCCGCCTGACGACCCCGTCGGCGCGGGTGTAAAGCTGCTCGCCGAAGAGTTCGCGAAAGTGCTCAAGGCCCACGGCATCGAGCCGATCGAGGCCGTCGGCAGGCCGTTCGACCCGGAAATTCACGAGGCGCTGATGCAGGATGCGAATTCGACGTTTCCGGCCGGCACGGTCTGCGCGGAATTGCAAAGGGGCTACCGATTGCACGATCGGGTGCTTCGCCCCGCGCGCGTGGCGATCAGCGCCGACGCAGCGACGGGGGATGGGAAAAGCCAGGGCGATCCGAACGACGTAAGCAGTTAG